One window of Paenibacillus sp. FSL K6-3182 genomic DNA carries:
- a CDS encoding VOC family protein has translation MIKGFGGIFWRTKNLEMITKWYSEVLKLEIGNWNGTMIKPESGNETIFSFFNENDSYFPLEQQVMINFQVHNLDETIQHLEHMKVPLTKNLEVSEFGKFIWIEDPEGRLIELWEKNG, from the coding sequence ATGATAAAAGGTTTTGGTGGAATATTTTGGAGAACTAAAAATCTTGAAATGATAACAAAATGGTACAGTGAAGTGTTGAAGCTTGAAATAGGAAATTGGAATGGGACGATGATAAAACCCGAATCCGGAAATGAGACTATTTTTTCTTTTTTTAACGAGAATGACAGTTATTTTCCATTAGAACAACAAGTGATGATAAATTTCCAAGTACATAATTTAGACGAGACTATTCAGCATCTTGAACATATGAAAGTACCTCTTACAAAGAACTTAGAGGTTAGTGAATTTGGGAAATTTATTTGGATTGAAGACCCAGAAGGTCGATTGATCGAGCTTTGGGAGAAAAACGGGTAA
- a CDS encoding metallophosphoesterase family protein, which yields MANLNFREDGTFKIVQFTDLHWQNGQQEDLQTYSLMKNVLQEESPDLVIFTGDVIYSEHCTDRQESFKNAVKAAEEFNIPWAAVFGNHDTEVGTTREELIRLQQERPLSLTEMGPSLRDRAGNYVLEIHSKNNSSPAAALYLLDSGEYADQPVGGYAWVTHSQIGWYKEQSARLTKQNNDVPLPSLAFFHIPVPEYNEVWNEHTCYGQKHEGVASPKINSGLFTAFLEMKDVRGTFVGHDHINDYWGELHGIRLCYGRATGYNTYGKEGFPRGARIIQLTEGEADFQTWLRLDDGSVVVNQPEHLPEKG from the coding sequence ATGGCGAACTTAAACTTTCGAGAAGACGGCACATTCAAAATTGTTCAATTTACCGATCTGCACTGGCAAAACGGGCAGCAAGAGGATTTACAAACCTATTCTCTAATGAAGAACGTCCTGCAAGAAGAATCACCGGATTTGGTGATCTTTACCGGTGACGTTATTTATAGCGAGCATTGTACTGATAGACAAGAGTCCTTTAAAAATGCTGTCAAAGCAGCGGAAGAATTTAATATCCCATGGGCAGCTGTATTTGGCAATCATGATACCGAGGTTGGCACCACCAGAGAAGAGCTTATTCGCTTGCAGCAGGAAAGACCGCTCAGCTTAACCGAAATGGGCCCTAGCCTAAGGGATCGTGCTGGAAATTATGTGCTAGAAATTCATTCTAAAAATAATAGCAGCCCCGCTGCCGCATTATATCTATTGGATTCAGGCGAGTATGCCGATCAGCCCGTTGGCGGCTATGCCTGGGTAACTCATAGCCAGATTGGCTGGTACAAGGAGCAATCCGCTCGTTTGACCAAACAAAACAATGATGTGCCACTGCCCTCGCTTGCTTTTTTCCATATCCCTGTGCCCGAATATAACGAGGTATGGAACGAGCATACCTGCTATGGGCAGAAGCACGAGGGCGTAGCGAGTCCAAAAATCAATTCCGGACTTTTCACAGCATTTCTTGAAATGAAAGATGTCCGCGGTACGTTCGTAGGGCATGATCATATCAATGATTACTGGGGTGAGCTTCACGGCATTCGTCTATGTTATGGAAGGGCTACAGGCTATAACACCTATGGAAAAGAGGGTTTTCCGCGTGGTGCAAGGATCATACAATTGACCGAAGGGGAAGCTGACTTCCAAACATGGCTGAGACTAGATGATGGATCTGTTGTCGTCAATCAGCCTGAACATCTTCCTGAGAAAGGTTAA
- a CDS encoding DUF1349 domain-containing protein: MDVTFQRDHLFWVHEPKEYTITDGEIVIKTEAGTDFWQRTYYGFQNNNAPALLMKTNEKYFSFVVKTEFDSKQRFDQCGVIIYQNSDNWIKASIEYENEEYQRLGSVVTNLGYSDWATTDISATKKFMYYRLSRRESDYCIENSYDGIHYKQMRIAHLFEGADNIQIGIYACSPEDSSFNAVFTEMKFTECQWKEHK; the protein is encoded by the coding sequence ATGGATGTAACATTCCAAAGAGATCACTTATTCTGGGTACATGAGCCTAAAGAATATACGATTACAGATGGAGAAATTGTGATTAAAACAGAAGCTGGAACAGATTTTTGGCAAAGAACCTATTATGGCTTTCAAAACAATAATGCTCCTGCTTTGTTAATGAAAACCAATGAGAAATATTTTTCGTTTGTAGTAAAAACGGAATTTGACAGTAAACAACGCTTTGACCAGTGCGGTGTAATTATCTATCAAAATAGTGATAACTGGATAAAGGCTTCTATTGAATATGAAAATGAAGAATATCAGAGATTAGGAAGTGTTGTAACGAACTTAGGATATTCTGATTGGGCAACTACGGATATTTCTGCAACAAAGAAATTTATGTATTACAGATTGAGCCGACGTGAAAGCGATTATTGTATTGAAAATTCTTATGATGGCATTCACTATAAGCAAATGCGTATTGCACACCTTTTTGAAGGAGCAGACAATATTCAGATTGGTATTTATGCTTGCAGTCCAGAAGACTCTTCATTTAATGCCGTTTTCACAGAAATGAAATTTACTGAATGCCAATGGAAAGAACACAAGTAA
- a CDS encoding GNAT family N-acetyltransferase produces the protein MYIRKACLEDAEGIAKVHVDSWKSTYKNIVSDEFLKNLSYDQRKNLWNRNISDKENYTFVAVNNEGEVVGFADCGKRESNNIDNSGDLKSIYLLEEYQGKGVGKQLFKQLFLQFEELGYNRVFVEVLEDNKTRYFYEYYGAHLFKSDKITISGNELNLLIYEWSNIGEVLSKL, from the coding sequence ATGTACATAAGAAAAGCTTGTTTAGAGGATGCAGAGGGTATTGCCAAGGTTCATGTTGATAGTTGGAAGTCTACGTATAAAAACATTGTTTCAGATGAGTTTTTAAAGAACCTTTCTTATGACCAACGAAAGAACTTGTGGAATCGTAATATCTCTGATAAGGAGAATTATACATTTGTCGCAGTAAATAATGAGGGAGAAGTCGTAGGATTTGCAGATTGCGGGAAAAGAGAAAGTAATAATATCGATAATTCTGGTGATTTAAAATCTATATATTTGCTTGAAGAATATCAAGGAAAAGGTGTGGGGAAGCAACTTTTCAAACAACTTTTTCTTCAATTTGAAGAACTCGGCTACAATAGAGTTTTTGTTGAAGTATTAGAAGATAATAAAACCCGTTATTTCTACGAATATTACGGTGCTCATTTATTTAAATCGGATAAGATAACAATTTCCGGCAATGAATTGAATCTTCTTATATATGAGTGGAGCAATATTGGCGAAGTATTATCTAAATTGTGA
- a CDS encoding TetR/AcrR family transcriptional regulator, with protein sequence MSRVNKKPEIRRAEIIEASLELFRENGYNQTAVDDIVNKLGIAKGTFYYHFKTKYDIMIAIVERLAEEKVNMVKVLAETEGMTVEAKMYTILWEQPYEDESKIIEFLHHEHNASIHQKVLVQAVQDSAPYVTQILNQGMAEGTFQIQDPQETAEFILVGINFMFDPGIFLWSEDIVERKKLAFTRIIERMLGDSFTFSNLSKTSLKQK encoded by the coding sequence TTGTCGAGAGTTAATAAAAAACCAGAAATTAGGCGCGCCGAAATAATAGAAGCCTCATTAGAGTTATTCAGAGAAAATGGCTACAATCAAACTGCTGTGGACGATATAGTCAATAAACTGGGCATTGCTAAGGGTACATTTTATTATCACTTCAAAACCAAATATGATATTATGATCGCCATTGTAGAACGTTTGGCTGAAGAAAAAGTTAATATGGTCAAAGTTCTAGCGGAAACCGAAGGAATGACTGTAGAAGCAAAGATGTATACCATCTTGTGGGAACAACCATACGAGGATGAGAGCAAAATTATTGAATTTCTGCATCATGAACATAATGCATCGATTCACCAGAAGGTTCTCGTACAAGCTGTACAAGACAGTGCCCCTTACGTGACACAAATTCTGAATCAAGGAATGGCGGAAGGAACCTTTCAAATTCAAGACCCACAGGAAACTGCCGAATTCATACTAGTTGGCATCAACTTTATGTTTGATCCCGGAATTTTCTTATGGTCCGAAGATATAGTAGAACGTAAGAAGCTGGCATTCACAAGAATAATCGAGCGTATGCTAGGAGATTCCTTTACCTTTTCCAACCTTTCAAAAACCTCACTAAAACAAAAATAG
- a CDS encoding MFS transporter, with protein sequence MNLRIILYLIGFSAFAGSLGQNLYTPLLADMQNDLQTTSYLMSLTISLFLIALAVMQIVFGPLADTKGRRKVLLPALAVYCVASLGCAFSYSIESFLVFRVFQGMGSAAVPVVGAAVIGDLFRGKELAKGMATYQLMLLLAPAIGPLLGGLIGEKLGYQGVFFFLSILILLLLLANMKLLPETKPQNVSATRFSLSSFIVIFKNHLGAVVLLYGFVQCVVYLVYLVFLPQILSTSYNMSTGMVGIVLLIMSACTILSIRVGSWMRNRMGSGRALMYAFLLQSIIVVLFALTANLSLPILIVDVCLFGLTMGLTVSMPTTILAEQFPEERATAIGVYNLIRYIGMAIGPMIGSLLYVENDLKPLFLTCGIAYLISVLAGGVWLSSKRLRVIPS encoded by the coding sequence ATGAATCTGCGCATTATATTATATCTCATCGGCTTTAGTGCCTTTGCAGGATCGCTGGGGCAGAACTTATATACGCCTTTACTTGCCGACATGCAGAACGATCTGCAAACAACAAGTTATTTAATGAGCTTGACGATTTCTTTATTTTTGATTGCTTTAGCTGTCATGCAGATCGTATTCGGACCACTAGCAGATACAAAAGGAAGGAGAAAAGTGCTGTTGCCTGCACTCGCCGTATATTGTGTGGCATCTTTAGGCTGTGCATTTTCCTATTCCATTGAATCATTTCTGGTTTTCCGCGTCTTTCAGGGCATGGGCTCCGCAGCGGTTCCCGTTGTAGGAGCAGCAGTAATCGGTGACCTGTTCCGTGGAAAAGAATTGGCAAAGGGAATGGCTACTTACCAACTTATGCTTTTGCTTGCTCCAGCTATCGGACCTCTTCTCGGAGGACTCATCGGGGAAAAACTCGGATATCAAGGCGTGTTTTTCTTTTTGTCAATCCTAATCCTGCTGCTTCTGCTCGCCAATATGAAGCTCTTGCCCGAGACAAAGCCACAGAATGTATCCGCGACAAGGTTCAGCCTTAGCTCGTTTATTGTAATTTTTAAAAACCATCTCGGTGCTGTTGTTTTGTTATATGGATTTGTACAATGTGTAGTTTACTTAGTATATCTTGTGTTCTTGCCTCAAATCCTAAGTACGTCGTATAACATGTCTACGGGGATGGTTGGGATTGTACTGCTTATTATGTCCGCCTGTACGATTCTGAGTATTAGAGTCGGCAGTTGGATGCGTAACCGAATGGGAAGTGGACGAGCATTAATGTATGCATTCCTTTTACAATCGATTATAGTCGTTCTTTTTGCTTTAACCGCCAATCTCTCGTTACCGATTTTGATCGTGGATGTTTGCTTGTTCGGCCTCACGATGGGGCTGACTGTGTCCATGCCAACTACTATTTTGGCGGAACAGTTTCCAGAGGAACGCGCCACTGCCATCGGTGTGTATAACTTGATCCGATATATAGGCATGGCAATTGGCCCGATGATCGGCTCCTTACTTTATGTTGAGAATGACTTGAAGCCTTTGTTCTTAACTTGTGGCATAGCCTATTTAATCTCTGTCTTAGCAGGAGGCGTGTGGTTGAGTTCGAAGCGTCTGAGGGTTATTCCTTCTTGA